A single region of the Deltaproteobacteria bacterium genome encodes:
- a CDS encoding arylesterase gives DDGLHPNARGVDRIVDGILPLVESELDALSG, from the coding sequence TGGACGATGGCCTGCACCCCAACGCGCGCGGCGTGGACCGCATTGTCGACGGCATCCTGCCCCTGGTCGAATCCGAACTGGACGCCCTGAGCGGCTAA
- a CDS encoding RluA family pseudouridine synthase, producing the protein MVLSTPPYAPPTTPWLCVIHEDRDMVVVNKPGGLLSVPGRGPELLDSVLTRVRAGHPLAQAVHRLDLGTSGILVMATRRKAEAALRRQFQERLTRKVYVALVEGVMSRDSGLIDLPLICDWPNRPRQMVCHQTGKPARTEFQVLKRLDASTLVRLLPRTGRSHQLRVHLASLGHPILGDNLYGGDQSDVPTTRLCLHASQIGLFHPHAGNWMQFTAPCDFADVEPLILTPPEAPPEPIA; encoded by the coding sequence ATGGTTTTGTCCACCCCACCCTACGCGCCCCCGACCACGCCCTGGCTGTGCGTCATCCACGAGGACCGCGACATGGTCGTGGTCAACAAGCCCGGCGGTCTTCTGTCCGTGCCCGGCCGGGGGCCGGAATTGCTCGACTCCGTCTTGACCAGGGTCCGCGCCGGCCATCCCCTGGCCCAGGCCGTGCATCGCCTAGATCTGGGCACCTCCGGAATCTTGGTCATGGCCACGCGCCGCAAGGCCGAAGCCGCCCTGCGCCGGCAGTTCCAGGAACGCCTGACGCGCAAGGTCTATGTGGCCCTGGTCGAAGGCGTCATGTCCCGGGACTCGGGCCTGATCGACCTGCCCCTGATCTGCGACTGGCCCAACCGCCCCCGGCAAATGGTCTGCCACCAGACCGGCAAACCGGCCCGGACCGAATTCCAGGTTCTCAAACGCCTCGACGCCTCGACCCTGGTCCGCCTGTTGCCGCGCACCGGGCGTTCCCATCAGCTCCGGGTCCACCTGGCCAGTCTGGGGCATCCCATTCTGGGGGACAACCTTTACGGCGGCGACCAAAGCGACGTGCCCACAACACGACTGTGCCTGCACGCCAGCCAGATTGGGCTGTTCCATCCCCACGCCGGCAATTGGATGCAGTTCACCGCGCCCTGTGATTTCGCCGATGTCGAGCCCCTGATCCTGACCCCGCCCGAGGCGCCACCCGAGCCAATAGCCTAA
- a CDS encoding response regulator: protein MPLRKRPARRAVHARRVLGRRCFPPEFYPRAHGIGGMMFRALSLQAMLYLLAAVCVLPALGVIYLDGLSARDVARAQAQNEATRLAENIAAIQDRTITATRQMLFTLSILPEVRALNREACSELFHQILKTNPIYTNILVTDPAGLVVAAAVPHQAVTLADRKHFKDAARTKRFVPGEFIVSRTTGVPSFPLAYPVLDRDGTILGMVMVALELERLGEFFVSERLPDGSFLGIADYQGRRLFRTSTDIENMGKPISQEVWDAARNDPSDQGIFVGRGSDGVLRLTAFSKLRLNRDSEPYMTFFVAIPEATITAGTRSITIRGGLLTLMAGAMAMGLAWVTAQSLIRPKIMKLVRTAERFSAGDFSRPTGLDHHGGELEMVAAALDRLGRERQQTEAMLRQATLLAEEASRAKSEFLANMSHEIRTPLNGIMGMLQLLETTDQNEEQAEYSMLAFQATKRLNRLLSDILDISRIEAGKMKIMAEPFALWESVRQSVEMLRPVAMQSGVRLQCHIDPAVPREARGDSVRLQQILINLIGNALKFTTEGSVDLEVHPLQPRREDQIRIFFSITDTGCGISDDNLGRLFQPFSQVDQGYARSHQGAGLGLSICKRLIEFMDGSITVESESDVGTTFSFCVTLGRHGNDATGHSEQAGHEAGHHPSRLLLAEDDDMSLMVGKQLLEKNGYVVSTARDGREVLQILKREDFDAVLMDIQMPVMDGMEAMTRIRQGEAGAAKANIPIIALTAYAMAGDREKLLAAGMNGYVAKPVAIQELRAAIDAALDG from the coding sequence ATGCCGCTCCGGAAACGCCCGGCGCGGCGGGCGGTTCATGCCCGCCGCGTCCTGGGCCGGCGCTGTTTTCCACCCGAATTTTATCCTCGCGCGCATGGTATCGGAGGCATGATGTTTCGCGCCCTTTCCCTGCAGGCCATGCTTTATCTGCTGGCCGCGGTCTGTGTCCTGCCCGCCCTTGGCGTTATTTATCTGGATGGGCTGTCCGCCCGTGACGTGGCCCGGGCCCAGGCCCAAAACGAGGCCACGCGCCTGGCCGAAAACATCGCGGCCATCCAGGACCGGACCATCACCGCGACCAGACAAATGCTCTTCACCCTGTCCATTCTGCCCGAGGTCCGCGCCCTGAACCGCGAGGCCTGCTCGGAATTGTTCCACCAAATCTTGAAAACCAATCCGATCTACACCAATATCCTGGTCACCGACCCCGCTGGTCTGGTCGTCGCGGCCGCCGTGCCGCACCAAGCCGTCACCCTCGCGGACCGCAAGCATTTCAAGGACGCGGCGCGGACCAAACGGTTCGTTCCCGGAGAATTCATCGTCAGCCGAACCACGGGTGTCCCGTCCTTTCCCCTGGCCTATCCGGTTCTGGATCGCGACGGCACCATTCTCGGCATGGTCATGGTCGCCCTCGAACTGGAACGACTGGGCGAATTCTTTGTCTCGGAACGCCTTCCCGACGGCTCGTTCCTGGGTATCGCCGATTACCAGGGACGCCGGTTGTTCCGCACATCCACGGACATCGAGAACATGGGCAAGCCCATCAGCCAGGAAGTATGGGACGCGGCCCGCAACGACCCCTCCGACCAGGGTATTTTCGTGGGGCGGGGCTCCGACGGCGTGCTCCGCCTGACCGCGTTCAGCAAACTGCGACTGAACCGGGACAGCGAGCCCTACATGACCTTCTTTGTCGCCATTCCCGAAGCGACGATCACCGCCGGCACGCGCTCCATCACCATCCGGGGAGGCCTGCTGACACTGATGGCCGGCGCCATGGCCATGGGTCTGGCCTGGGTCACCGCCCAAAGCCTGATCCGGCCGAAAATCATGAAACTGGTGCGCACGGCCGAACGCTTCAGCGCCGGGGATTTCTCACGGCCAACGGGTCTGGACCATCACGGCGGCGAACTGGAAATGGTCGCCGCCGCCCTGGACCGTCTGGGCCGGGAACGTCAGCAGACCGAGGCCATGCTGCGTCAGGCCACGCTGCTGGCCGAGGAAGCCTCGCGGGCCAAGTCGGAATTTCTGGCCAACATGAGCCATGAAATCCGCACGCCCCTGAACGGCATCATGGGCATGCTCCAACTTCTGGAAACAACCGATCAAAACGAAGAACAGGCCGAATACTCCATGCTGGCCTTTCAGGCGACCAAGCGACTGAACCGACTTCTCTCGGACATCCTGGACATCTCGCGCATCGAGGCCGGAAAAATGAAAATCATGGCCGAGCCCTTTGCCCTGTGGGAATCCGTGCGCCAGTCCGTGGAAATGCTCCGCCCCGTGGCCATGCAGTCCGGGGTGCGGCTGCAATGCCACATTGATCCGGCCGTTCCCCGCGAAGCGCGCGGTGATTCGGTCCGGCTGCAACAAATTCTGATCAATCTCATTGGCAACGCCCTGAAATTCACGACCGAGGGCAGCGTCGACCTCGAGGTCCATCCACTCCAGCCCCGCCGGGAGGATCAGATCCGGATCTTCTTCTCGATCACGGACACCGGCTGTGGCATTTCCGACGACAACCTGGGCCGTCTGTTCCAGCCCTTCAGCCAGGTCGATCAGGGCTACGCCCGATCCCACCAGGGCGCCGGCCTGGGCCTGTCCATCTGCAAGCGCCTGATCGAATTCATGGACGGCTCGATCACGGTTGAAAGCGAGTCCGACGTGGGCACGACCTTTTCCTTCTGCGTCACCCTCGGCCGACATGGCAACGACGCGACCGGGCACTCCGAACAGGCCGGCCACGAAGCCGGACACCACCCCTCGCGCCTCCTCCTGGCCGAGGACGACGACATGAGCCTCATGGTCGGCAAACAGCTATTGGAAAAGAATGGCTACGTCGTGAGCACGGCCCGAGACGGTCGTGAAGTGCTCCAAATCCTGAAGCGGGAAGACTTCGACGCTGTCCTCATGGACATCCAAATGCCGGTCATGGATGGCATGGAAGCCATGACCCGTATCCGCCAGGGAGAGGCCGGCGCGGCAAAGGCGAACATCCCCATCATTGCCCTGACCGCCTACGCCATGGCCGGGGACCGGGAAAAACTCCTGGCCGCCGGCATGAACGGCTACGTGGCCAAACCCGTCGCCATCCAGGAACTGCGCGCCGCCATCGACGCGGCTCTGGACGGCTAG
- a CDS encoding glycosyltransferase, with translation MTAARSGRIWGSLDPFFEAGPIIGRRVANAGFLEALLAADPFDAYHFFLLDTGAGNALLDRIRALCPAILPKVRVLPRVALPMALAETDYHCFHLSDCLTSSGWLAALRNRVARSVFPITGVTHSLSYARYGSAFAQHVWPGATRRDCIVATSRAGEAVVRAELEYLRAWSPSARLPSVARVPLGVRCRDYESVPPCPDLPPAATVFLVLGRISPYSKMDLVPLLRAFQRLAGSGVDLSTACLVLAGGSNESQGLPGTLTNLAGNIGLRLVVVTEPDEAAKRALLCRADVVLSLADNPQETFGLTLLEAQASGTPVIASDYDGYRDLVLDGQTGFLVPTVDSGADPLIPLMAPLLYDTTYHLWLAQDVAVDVAALSRRIADLLDPGMRTRMGRAAREWARHFDWSEIIGRYVALWAESWAHDVPAGQDWRHPLALDHARLFAGHASARLGAGDGLRTTPLGWAVLRGRDYPVLHAGLGDRIDMELMRAILVWARRGIAWDSLLDRAGTAGRERARATAMWMLKGDMLERMPAGDAADRSQELSD, from the coding sequence ATGACAGCAGCGCGGAGCGGGCGGATCTGGGGCAGTTTGGACCCGTTTTTCGAGGCCGGACCAATTATCGGGCGCCGGGTGGCCAACGCCGGTTTTCTGGAGGCCTTGCTGGCGGCGGATCCCTTTGATGCCTATCATTTTTTTCTTCTGGACACGGGCGCCGGGAACGCTCTTTTGGACCGGATTCGCGCCCTGTGCCCGGCCATCCTGCCCAAGGTCCGTGTCCTGCCCAGGGTCGCGCTGCCCATGGCCCTGGCCGAAACCGACTACCATTGTTTTCATCTCTCGGACTGCCTGACTTCCTCGGGCTGGCTGGCGGCGCTGCGCAACCGCGTGGCTCGGTCCGTTTTTCCCATTACCGGGGTGACCCATTCCCTGTCCTACGCCCGATACGGTTCGGCCTTTGCCCAGCATGTCTGGCCCGGCGCCACCCGGCGGGACTGCATCGTGGCCACGTCCAGGGCAGGGGAAGCGGTGGTGCGGGCGGAATTGGAATATCTGCGCGCCTGGTCGCCTTCGGCCCGTCTGCCCTCGGTGGCCCGGGTTCCCCTGGGCGTGCGCTGCCGGGATTACGAGTCCGTGCCGCCGTGTCCGGACCTGCCGCCAGCGGCCACGGTTTTTTTGGTTTTGGGGCGGATCAGCCCCTATTCCAAGATGGATCTGGTGCCGTTGCTGCGCGCTTTTCAGCGTCTGGCCGGATCGGGCGTGGATTTGTCCACGGCCTGTCTGGTCTTGGCGGGCGGCAGCAATGAAAGCCAGGGGCTGCCCGGCACCCTGACCAATCTGGCGGGCAATATCGGGCTGCGTCTCGTGGTCGTGACCGAGCCGGACGAGGCCGCCAAGCGCGCCCTGTTATGTCGGGCCGACGTGGTCTTGTCCCTGGCCGACAATCCCCAGGAAACCTTCGGGTTGACCCTGCTCGAAGCCCAGGCCTCGGGAACCCCGGTCATCGCCTCGGATTATGACGGGTACCGGGATCTGGTCCTCGACGGCCAGACCGGTTTTCTGGTCCCCACCGTGGACAGTGGCGCCGATCCGTTGATCCCGCTCATGGCGCCGTTGTTGTATGACACTACCTATCATCTCTGGTTGGCCCAGGACGTGGCCGTGGACGTGGCCGCCTTGTCCCGGCGGATCGCGGACCTGCTCGATCCCGGAATGCGGACACGGATGGGCCGCGCCGCCCGCGAGTGGGCGCGACATTTCGACTGGTCCGAGATCATTGGGCGTTACGTGGCGCTGTGGGCGGAGTCGTGGGCGCATGACGTGCCCGCCGGGCAGGACTGGCGGCACCCCCTGGCCCTGGATCATGCCCGTCTTTTTGCCGGGCATGCCTCGGCCCGCCTTGGTGCCGGAGATGGGTTGCGAACGACGCCCCTGGGCTGGGCCGTGTTGCGTGGTCGGGATTATCCCGTGCTCCATGCCGGTCTGGGGGATCGGATCGACATGGAGTTGATGCGGGCCATTCTGGTTTGGGCGCGCCGGGGCATCGCCTGGGACTCGCTTTTGGACCGGGCTGGGACCGCGGGCCGGGAACGGGCTCGGGCCACGGCCATGTGGATGCTCAAGGGCGACATGCTGGAGCGGATGCCGGCCGGGGATGCTGCCGACCGGAGTCAAGAGCTGTCGGACTAG
- a CDS encoding GGDEF domain-containing protein has translation MHSYHATCLGLDLPRQIAGQIEAHLPQGCHLRNRPLGAALDIFDTDASKKIQGLVFVTLSTWESLAVTERERLGGPQSWQFVLVIDQPGPNALDHLARGHFLTVLTCPVDTEKITHVLEQAAEVTALYHDIYMMAKEISLERELLARKNEQLTFLNQLLTTASHSLDPKAILSTCAKDLNLLLDVTSLFGICWNQDADQLHAELFLPSNLPKDLQELWINHLLSGAKRFSGAEVQGYQVSFLENTPDQVTPELAQIITQPLVHDGLPFGMLLICSKEAQSLGQDRLQTLHAAANHLSLAIHNGLEYSKLKTKADHDGLTRISNRQYFDSRLREEMKRHQRHHQELSLLMLDLDFFKSVNDTYGHLAGDMVLREVGRILQQTLRESDFPARYGGEEFIIILPQTREDQAWILAERIRKIIAQTVFRFQNKRFRVTASLGIAGLKPGALTPAEMLIHEADQALYRAKTNGRNMVCSSALEDIASAN, from the coding sequence ATGCATTCATATCACGCCACCTGCCTTGGACTGGACCTGCCCCGACAAATTGCCGGCCAGATCGAAGCCCACCTTCCCCAGGGTTGCCACCTGCGCAACAGGCCTCTGGGAGCGGCATTGGACATTTTTGATACCGACGCTTCGAAAAAGATACAAGGGCTTGTCTTTGTTACTCTTTCGACATGGGAAAGCCTGGCTGTCACGGAACGGGAGCGCCTGGGCGGGCCCCAATCCTGGCAATTCGTCCTGGTCATCGACCAGCCCGGTCCGAACGCCCTGGACCACCTGGCCCGAGGCCATTTCCTGACGGTGCTGACCTGTCCCGTGGACACGGAAAAAATTACCCATGTTCTGGAGCAGGCGGCAGAAGTCACCGCCCTCTATCACGACATCTATATGATGGCCAAGGAAATCAGCCTGGAACGGGAACTCCTGGCGCGCAAAAACGAGCAATTGACGTTTTTGAACCAGCTCCTGACCACGGCCAGCCACTCCCTCGACCCCAAGGCCATCCTGTCGACCTGCGCCAAGGACCTGAACCTGCTCCTGGATGTCACCAGCCTGTTCGGGATTTGCTGGAATCAGGACGCGGACCAGCTCCACGCGGAACTTTTCCTGCCCTCGAATCTGCCCAAGGACCTCCAGGAGCTGTGGATCAACCACCTCTTGAGCGGGGCCAAGCGTTTCAGCGGCGCCGAGGTGCAGGGCTACCAGGTTTCCTTCCTGGAGAACACGCCGGACCAAGTCACTCCGGAACTGGCCCAGATCATCACCCAGCCCCTCGTGCACGACGGCCTCCCGTTTGGCATGCTGCTCATCTGTTCCAAGGAAGCCCAAAGCCTCGGGCAGGACCGGCTTCAAACCCTGCACGCGGCCGCCAATCATCTGTCCTTGGCCATCCACAACGGCTTGGAATACAGCAAGCTCAAGACCAAGGCCGATCACGACGGACTGACGCGGATCTCTAATCGTCAATACTTTGACTCACGCCTGCGCGAAGAAATGAAGCGCCACCAGCGGCACCATCAGGAGCTGAGCCTGCTCATGCTGGACCTGGATTTTTTCAAGTCCGTCAACGACACCTACGGCCATCTGGCCGGCGACATGGTACTGCGCGAGGTTGGCAGAATCCTGCAACAGACCCTGCGCGAATCCGATTTCCCGGCCCGTTACGGCGGCGAGGAATTCATCATCATCCTGCCCCAGACCCGCGAGGATCAGGCCTGGATCCTGGCCGAACGCATCCGCAAGATCATCGCCCAGACAGTGTTCCGTTTCCAGAACAAACGCTTCCGGGTGACCGCGTCCCTGGGCATCGCCGGCCTCAAGCCCGGCGCCCTGACTCCGGCCGAAATGCTCATCCACGAGGCCGATCAGGCCCTGTACCGGGCCAAGACCAACGGTCGGAACATGGTCTGCAGTTCGGCCCTGGAAGACATCGCCTCGGCCAACTGA
- a CDS encoding tetratricopeptide repeat protein, translating to MAGRVYALCMCSILAVLPEHGERTMKTCWIGSWIVLVALLVSGCGLSSEDRRDGFYDKGVAALAAGNLDDARLEVQNALRIDPKFAKGYVLMGDIFMGRKDWQRAYGGYAKAEELDPNLIPAKVGLGKIFFLAGQLGAATEKVDQVLALDAANFDMRLVRALIQAREGATDRAVTALETLGTERPDVADVPLALADIRIKAGHPEEAVGVLEKSLARAPESLVLHSRLGALLVELRRPERAEEHFRKVAELSPDNSAAQLMLVRFYLDTAQPAKAKTVLDGLILAHPADGQYRLALGQLLLTEKDPDGAVNVLRQGIAAASPAYDLRLALAELLVSRGNREQAETELNQALELDPDHPRTVDIRLALARLYMGQGLLDRADEQIADALDRDPQNPRALALRGKRLLRQARPQEAIAAFRQVLKLDPDQLEIAPLLARAHLAASEPKLARDVLREAIKSRPDHGPARRMLAELHVVDKDFAAAMAELETLATAHPEDMGIRFAQAGVAVRMGDSDRAEALLLQAREAHPERPEAHVRLARFLAGNGRRTEAAVALDQAEKLAPASVEVVEARVGLLLADNSTGAALEYCDSLLATHPSAPYLHDLKGRVLSVSGDSALAEQSFSRAIVADPKWLPPYYHIGELYLRQGRTEAGITKFEDAVRQRPVAIQPRFVLALLNQMNNRPAQARAHYEALLEIDPEFMPALNNLAYLLAEHAAGATGSEDLDRALTLARTVADEGSPEGLDTLGWVYFRRGDVDGAVTIFLEAWEKKRDVPVVAYHLAEAYAARGDLEQARGWIRAALEGTADFPERDRAEALAARLKS from the coding sequence ATGGCCGGCCGCGTTTATGCGTTGTGTATGTGCTCAATACTGGCCGTTTTGCCGGAACATGGAGAAAGAACGATGAAGACATGCTGGATCGGGTCGTGGATCGTGCTGGTGGCCTTGCTCGTGTCGGGGTGTGGGTTGAGTTCCGAGGACCGGCGTGACGGGTTTTATGACAAAGGCGTGGCGGCCCTGGCCGCCGGCAATCTCGACGACGCGCGCCTGGAAGTCCAGAACGCGCTGCGCATCGATCCCAAGTTTGCCAAGGGGTACGTGCTCATGGGGGATATCTTCATGGGCCGCAAGGACTGGCAGCGGGCGTATGGCGGCTACGCCAAGGCCGAGGAGCTGGACCCGAACTTGATTCCGGCCAAGGTCGGGCTGGGCAAAATTTTTTTCCTGGCCGGACAATTGGGAGCGGCCACGGAAAAAGTCGATCAGGTTTTGGCGCTGGACGCGGCCAATTTCGACATGCGTCTGGTGCGGGCCCTGATCCAGGCCCGGGAAGGGGCCACGGATCGGGCCGTTACCGCCCTGGAGACCCTGGGGACGGAACGGCCGGATGTGGCGGACGTGCCCCTGGCCCTGGCCGACATCCGAATCAAGGCCGGCCATCCGGAGGAGGCCGTGGGCGTGCTGGAAAAGAGTCTGGCCCGGGCGCCGGAATCCTTGGTGCTGCATTCCCGGCTGGGGGCATTGTTGGTCGAGCTGCGGCGGCCGGAGCGGGCGGAAGAGCATTTCCGCAAGGTGGCCGAGCTGTCTCCGGACAACAGCGCGGCCCAGCTCATGCTCGTGCGTTTTTATCTGGACACGGCCCAGCCCGCCAAGGCCAAGACAGTGCTGGACGGCCTGATCCTGGCCCATCCCGCCGATGGCCAATACCGGTTGGCCCTGGGCCAGCTGCTGCTGACCGAAAAAGATCCCGACGGCGCCGTCAATGTCCTGCGTCAGGGTATTGCCGCCGCGTCTCCGGCCTATGATCTGCGTCTGGCCCTGGCCGAACTCCTGGTGAGTCGCGGGAATCGGGAGCAGGCCGAGACGGAACTGAACCAAGCCCTGGAGCTGGATCCGGACCACCCCCGGACCGTGGACATCCGTCTGGCGCTGGCCCGTTTGTACATGGGCCAGGGACTTCTGGACCGGGCCGATGAACAGATCGCGGATGCGCTGGACCGGGATCCGCAAAATCCCAGGGCGCTGGCCCTCAGGGGAAAGCGTTTGCTACGCCAGGCCCGCCCCCAGGAGGCCATCGCGGCGTTTCGCCAGGTGCTCAAGCTCGATCCGGACCAGCTCGAAATCGCGCCGCTTTTGGCCAGGGCCCATCTGGCCGCCAGCGAGCCCAAGCTGGCCCGCGATGTTTTGCGCGAGGCCATCAAGTCCCGCCCGGATCATGGTCCGGCCCGCCGCATGCTGGCCGAGCTTCACGTGGTGGACAAGGATTTCGCGGCCGCCATGGCCGAGCTGGAAACCCTGGCCACGGCCCATCCCGAGGACATGGGGATTCGTTTTGCCCAGGCGGGCGTGGCCGTGCGCATGGGTGATTCCGACCGGGCCGAGGCGTTGTTGCTCCAGGCGCGGGAGGCGCACCCGGAACGGCCCGAAGCCCATGTGCGACTGGCCCGGTTCCTGGCCGGCAACGGGCGGCGGACCGAGGCGGCCGTTGCCCTGGATCAGGCCGAAAAGCTCGCGCCGGCCAGTGTCGAGGTGGTGGAGGCGCGGGTTGGCCTGCTGTTGGCGGACAATAGCACCGGCGCCGCCCTGGAGTACTGCGATAGCCTGCTGGCCACCCATCCCTCGGCCCCCTATCTGCATGATCTGAAGGGCCGGGTCCTGTCCGTTTCCGGTGATTCCGCCCTGGCCGAGCAGTCCTTTTCCCGGGCTATCGTGGCTGATCCCAAGTGGTTGCCGCCCTATTATCATATTGGCGAGCTGTATCTGCGACAGGGGCGGACCGAGGCCGGAATCACCAAGTTCGAGGACGCGGTCCGGCAGCGGCCCGTGGCCATCCAGCCCCGTTTTGTCCTGGCGCTGCTCAATCAGATGAACAACAGGCCCGCCCAGGCCAGGGCGCACTACGAAGCCCTGCTGGAGATCGATCCTGAATTCATGCCGGCGCTGAACAATCTCGCCTATTTGTTGGCCGAGCACGCCGCCGGGGCAACCGGGTCCGAGGATTTGGACCGGGCCCTGACCCTGGCGCGCACGGTCGCCGACGAGGGTTCGCCCGAAGGGTTGGATACGTTGGGCTGGGTGTATTTTCGGCGTGGGGACGTGGACGGAGCCGTGACGATCTTTTTGGAGGCCTGGGAGAAGAAGCGCGACGTGCCGGTGGTGGCGTATCATTTGGCCGAGGCGTACGCGGCCCGTGGGGATCTGGAGCAGGCCAGGGGGTGGATTCGCGCCGCCCTGGAGGGCACGGCCGATTTTCCGGAGCGCGACCGGGCCGAGGCGTTGGCGGCGCGGCTGAAGTCGTGA
- a CDS encoding response regulator codes for MTDLDQDIVFAEEDACPEPCPHREPWKLLIVDDEEEIHSITRMVLEGFEFEGRGLEFVSAFSAEEGRRAFRTHPDIAVVLLDVVMETPLAGLELVRYVRTDLGNALVRIILRTGQPGQAPERQVITDYDVNDYKSKAELTAQKLFTAVTTALRCYRDLRAINRSRQGLEEIINASATLFQASSLEPFARGVLTQMTSLLRLEDSSMYLENASGFAAQEDRDDFVIVAGTGDFMGLEEKLASQVLSARELELIREASRLRECLFADKCYLGCFGTSRGVNNVLFLRVARDLSEFEQGLLRIFATNVAVAFENLQLNHEIAETHREVIFTLGEVVESRALVSGVHVHRVSEMARLLGEMAGLDPEECELLQLALPMHDVGKVAIPDRILLKKGPLDEVEQAIMREHPRLGHDILSQSDRPIMRAAARIALEHQEAWDGTGYPQGLKGEDIHIFSRVARVVDVLDALLSQRSYKEAWSEDEALAYLAAERGKLFDPRLVDLLLAHSGEFLALRAGIVSHTPEMDAIFMEKNA; via the coding sequence ATGACCGATTTGGATCAAGATATTGTGTTCGCCGAGGAGGATGCCTGCCCGGAACCATGCCCCCATCGCGAACCCTGGAAGCTTCTCATCGTTGACGACGAAGAGGAGATTCACAGCATCACGCGCATGGTCCTGGAAGGGTTTGAGTTCGAGGGCCGGGGTCTGGAATTCGTGAGCGCCTTTTCGGCCGAGGAGGGGCGACGCGCTTTCCGGACGCACCCGGATATCGCGGTCGTGCTGCTGGACGTGGTCATGGAAACCCCTCTGGCCGGACTGGAATTGGTCCGCTATGTCCGGACCGATCTGGGCAACGCCCTGGTCCGGATCATCCTGCGCACGGGCCAGCCCGGCCAGGCTCCGGAACGTCAGGTCATCACGGACTATGACGTCAACGATTACAAGAGCAAGGCCGAGTTGACCGCCCAGAAGCTGTTCACCGCCGTGACCACGGCCCTGCGCTGCTACCGGGACTTGCGGGCCATCAACCGCAGTCGTCAGGGCCTGGAAGAGATCATCAACGCCTCGGCCACCTTGTTCCAGGCTTCCAGTCTGGAGCCTTTCGCCCGTGGCGTGCTGACTCAGATGACGTCGCTGCTGCGCCTGGAGGACAGCTCCATGTACCTGGAGAATGCCTCCGGCTTTGCCGCCCAGGAGGATCGCGACGATTTCGTCATCGTGGCCGGAACCGGGGATTTCATGGGCCTGGAGGAGAAGCTGGCCAGCCAGGTGCTTTCCGCCCGCGAGCTGGAACTGATCCGGGAAGCGTCCCGGCTTCGGGAGTGCCTGTTCGCCGACAAGTGCTATCTGGGCTGCTTTGGCACGAGCCGGGGCGTGAACAATGTCCTTTTTTTGCGCGTGGCGCGCGACCTGTCCGAATTCGAGCAAGGCCTGTTGCGGATTTTCGCGACCAACGTCGCCGTGGCCTTCGAGAATTTGCAGCTCAATCATGAAATCGCCGAGACGCACCGTGAAGTGATTTTTACTCTGGGCGAGGTTGTCGAGAGCCGGGCCCTGGTGTCCGGCGTGCATGTGCACCGCGTCTCCGAGATGGCCCGGTTGTTGGGCGAAATGGCCGGTCTGGACCCCGAGGAGTGTGAATTGCTGCAACTGGCCCTGCCCATGCACGACGTGGGCAAGGTGGCCATTCCCGACAGGATTTTGCTCAAAAAGGGCCCCTTGGACGAGGTCGAGCAGGCGATCATGCGGGAGCACCCCCGCCTGGGGCATGATATTCTGAGCCAGTCCGATCGTCCCATCATGCGGGCCGCGGCGCGTATCGCCCTGGAACATCAGGAAGCCTGGGACGGCACGGGCTATCCCCAAGGGCTCAAGGGCGAGGATATCCATATTTTCAGCCGCGTCGCCCGGGTCGTCGATGTCCTGGACGCCCTTTTGAGCCAGCGTTCCTACAAGGAGGCCTGGTCCGAGGACGAGGCGCTGGCCTATCTGGCCGCGGAGCGGGGCAAGCTGTTCGATCCCCGGTTGGTGGATTTGTTGCTGGCGCACAGCGGGGAGTTTTTGGCTTTGCGCGCCGGAATTGTCAGTCATACACCGGAGATGGACGCGATTTTCATGGAAAAAAACGCTTGA